In the Mycolicibacter sp. MU0102 genome, one interval contains:
- a CDS encoding MarR family winged helix-turn-helix transcriptional regulator, which yields MAASSSSGDLAPADPIALARANWERAGWGEVADGMVAVTSVMRAHQILLARVEATLRPYDLSFSRFELLRLLAFSRSGELPITKASDRLQVHVTSVTHAIRRLEAAGLVERLPHPTDGRTTLVSITDLGRATVADATLSLNREVFADIGMSVQESRTLSSAIETLRRNAGDF from the coding sequence GTGGCAGCTTCCAGTTCCTCCGGCGATCTTGCCCCAGCCGACCCGATCGCGCTGGCCCGCGCCAACTGGGAGCGGGCAGGCTGGGGTGAGGTCGCCGACGGAATGGTGGCGGTGACATCGGTGATGCGCGCCCACCAGATCCTGCTGGCGCGGGTGGAGGCGACCCTGCGGCCCTATGACTTGAGCTTCTCTCGATTCGAGCTGCTGCGGCTGCTGGCGTTCAGCCGCTCTGGGGAGTTGCCGATCACCAAGGCATCCGACCGGCTACAGGTCCACGTCACCAGTGTCACGCACGCGATCCGGCGGTTGGAGGCGGCCGGCTTGGTCGAGCGGCTGCCGCACCCCACCGACGGCCGCACCACGCTGGTGTCGATCACCGACTTGGGTCGCGCCACCGTTGCGGACGCCACGCTCAGCCTCAACCGTGAGGTGTTCGCCGACATCGGTATGTCGGTTCAGGAATCGCGGACGTTGTCCTCGGCGATCGAGACGTTGCGGCGCAACGCCGGGGACTTCTAG
- a CDS encoding type III polyketide synthase, producing MTPSSPSLAAVAVEFPPNRYSQEESAQALGDFAGPEFRRFFEASGVASRHLALPLPRYGELSGFTEANDTFIEVALDLGEQALLAALDAAKVKPADVDVMVSTTVTGLAVPTLEARLAARVGLRPDVKRIPLFGLGCVAGAAGVARMYDYLRSYPDQVAALLAVELCSLTIQRDDRSMANFVAASLFGDGAAAVIATGANRRPLRPKAPKVLATRSRLYPDTQDVMGWDIGTSGFRIKLSVEVATVVEKYLAEDVRNFLADCGMTVDDVSTYVCHPGGPKVIEAVQDVLELPADALDRTRTSLRENGNLSSVSVLDVLRATMTDPPPPGSFGLMIAMGPGFCSELVLLGW from the coding sequence ATGACCCCCTCTTCGCCTTCGCTTGCTGCGGTAGCCGTTGAATTCCCGCCGAACCGCTACAGCCAAGAGGAATCGGCCCAGGCACTGGGCGATTTCGCCGGCCCTGAATTTCGGCGGTTCTTCGAGGCCAGCGGCGTTGCATCGCGCCATCTGGCGTTGCCGCTGCCGCGCTACGGCGAGCTGAGCGGTTTCACCGAGGCGAACGACACCTTCATCGAGGTCGCCTTGGACCTCGGTGAGCAGGCCCTACTGGCGGCCCTGGATGCCGCGAAGGTCAAACCGGCCGACGTCGACGTGATGGTGTCGACGACGGTGACCGGGCTGGCCGTACCGACACTGGAGGCCAGGTTGGCGGCCAGGGTGGGGCTGCGGCCCGACGTCAAGCGAATCCCGCTGTTCGGCTTGGGCTGCGTCGCGGGCGCTGCCGGAGTGGCTCGGATGTACGACTATCTGCGTTCCTACCCCGACCAGGTGGCGGCGTTGCTCGCGGTCGAGCTGTGCTCGCTGACCATTCAGCGCGACGACCGTTCGATGGCCAATTTCGTGGCGGCCAGCCTGTTCGGTGACGGCGCGGCCGCCGTGATCGCGACCGGGGCGAACCGGCGCCCGCTCCGACCGAAAGCGCCGAAAGTATTGGCCACCCGCAGCCGGCTCTACCCCGACACCCAGGACGTAATGGGCTGGGACATCGGCACCAGCGGCTTCCGGATCAAGCTGTCCGTCGAGGTCGCCACCGTCGTCGAGAAGTATCTGGCCGAGGATGTTCGCAACTTCTTGGCCGACTGCGGGATGACCGTCGACGACGTGTCGACCTATGTCTGCCATCCCGGTGGACCGAAAGTTATCGAGGCGGTCCAGGACGTGTTGGAGCTGCCTGCCGATGCGCTGGATCGAACCCGAACGTCGTTGCGCGAGAACGGGAATCTGTCATCGGTCTCGGTACTTGACGTGCTGCGGGCCACCATGACCGATCCGCCGCCGCCGGGCTCGTTCGGACTGATGATCGCGATGGGGCCGGGATTCTGCTCCGAACTCGTACTGCTTGGCTGGTAG
- a CDS encoding sigma factor-like helix-turn-helix DNA-binding protein: MVPSAGSADQVKGALARLSGRYRAVIYRSYYLGWTTAQIAADLGIGDDTVKGELHEALCALRAGLPRAGINR, encoded by the coding sequence ATGGTGCCGTCGGCGGGAAGTGCGGACCAGGTCAAAGGTGCACTGGCCCGGTTGTCGGGCCGGTACCGCGCCGTGATCTACCGGTCCTACTACCTCGGCTGGACGACAGCGCAGATCGCCGCGGATCTCGGTATCGGTGACGACACGGTCAAAGGCGAGCTGCACGAGGCGCTGTGCGCATTGCGGGCCGGTCTCCCGAGGGCCGGAATCAACCGGTAA
- a CDS encoding TetR family transcriptional regulator: MPAVPNFQAEVRQMLYNRILDAAHALVCAEGWQAVNMSRIAATVGISRQVLYKEIGAKQALGEALVQRETTRFITGVITAIQSHPDDIAAGLAAGAAFTLRAAADDPLVTATLTRENQAEAGLTPLLTVGPTPILAGAVEAMAAAVRSSYDLPDAIDRQLNSIVEVDVRLTLSHLLQPMGGIDDAVRQIHSTLRALFDAAAS, from the coding sequence GTGCCCGCCGTGCCGAATTTTCAGGCCGAGGTCCGGCAGATGCTCTACAACCGGATCCTCGACGCGGCCCACGCGCTGGTCTGCGCCGAGGGGTGGCAAGCGGTGAACATGTCGCGCATCGCCGCCACGGTCGGCATCAGCCGGCAGGTGCTCTACAAGGAGATCGGCGCGAAGCAGGCGCTGGGCGAGGCCTTGGTTCAGCGTGAGACCACCCGGTTCATCACCGGCGTGATCACGGCCATCCAGTCCCACCCCGACGACATCGCCGCCGGTCTGGCCGCCGGCGCCGCCTTCACCCTTCGCGCCGCCGCCGACGATCCCCTGGTCACCGCGACGCTGACCCGCGAGAACCAGGCTGAGGCGGGCCTGACTCCGCTACTCACTGTGGGACCGACGCCGATCCTGGCCGGTGCGGTCGAGGCCATGGCGGCCGCGGTCCGCTCGTCCTACGACCTGCCCGATGCCATCGATCGGCAGCTGAATTCGATCGTCGAGGTCGATGTCCGGCTGACGCTGAGCCATCTGCTGCAGCCGATGGGCGGCATCGACGATGCCGTCCGCCAGATCCACAGCACCTTGCGTGCGCTGTTCGACGCCGCGGCGTCCTAG
- a CDS encoding ABC transporter ATP-binding protein produces the protein MTIELRDVVREYRIGGQLVRALDRINLHLTGGQFVSIVGPSGAGKSTLLHLLGALDSPDSGSIVFDGAEIGRLGDEQASAFRRHRVGFVFQFFNLLPTLSAWENVAVPKLLDGSRLDRVKRDAIELLGRVGLGNRVEHRPAELSGGQLQRVAIARALMMDPSLILADEPTGNLDSATGAAILRLLSEVAHEGGRSRMVVMVTHDRDAAAATDRVISLQDGRVGSDSGSPRDEHRGSSRNGRATVRR, from the coding sequence CTGACCATCGAACTACGCGACGTCGTCCGCGAGTACCGGATCGGCGGCCAATTGGTGCGCGCACTCGACCGGATCAACCTGCATCTCACCGGCGGCCAGTTCGTGTCGATCGTCGGGCCGTCGGGCGCGGGCAAGAGCACGCTGTTACATCTACTCGGGGCACTGGACTCCCCCGACAGCGGTTCGATCGTGTTCGACGGCGCTGAGATCGGCCGGCTCGGGGACGAGCAGGCGTCGGCGTTTCGCCGGCATCGGGTGGGGTTCGTGTTTCAGTTCTTCAACCTGCTGCCAACCCTGTCGGCGTGGGAGAACGTAGCCGTTCCCAAGCTCCTCGACGGCAGCCGACTGGACAGGGTCAAGCGCGATGCGATCGAGTTACTGGGGCGGGTCGGGCTCGGTAACCGGGTCGAGCACCGTCCGGCGGAGCTGTCCGGCGGCCAGCTGCAGCGTGTCGCGATAGCCCGGGCCCTGATGATGGATCCGTCGCTGATCCTCGCCGACGAACCCACCGGAAATCTCGACTCCGCAACGGGCGCTGCGATTTTGCGGCTGCTTTCCGAAGTGGCGCACGAGGGCGGCCGCTCCCGGATGGTGGTGATGGTGACCCATGACCGCGATGCCGCGGCAGCCACCGACCGGGTGATCAGCCTGCAGGACGGCCGGGTCGGTTCCGACAGCGGGTCGCCGCGCGATGAACACCGCGGATCGTCACGCAATGGACGGGCGACGGTCCGGCGATGA
- a CDS encoding ABC transporter permease, translating to MTSAIAATASRLRLFSLRELAVHRRRTVATVTVMAVSAMYLVAVLGIFGSITGSVNRLSDGIAGFASLEVSGVTDAGFPDSLAAEVARVPGVATAAPLIRATTPTATGTILLFGADASSVALAGALADALAHPPTGPSPTPSGVQVGPGVGHGKGDGFRLGTTWVTVTQVLTGKHLADLNGGNYVLAPLALAQNITGRAGQLDSILITTKPGTDPAAVRTAVTSAVNGRAIVAEPRMRATRAGDGVKLMNYMALMGAAVALVVGAFLVYTTMTMAIAQRRPAISTLRAIGGRRSTIVTDLIGEAAALGVLGGAFGAVLGIFLGHLAIRRLPPAITQGLEARVEYWLPGYALPVAIAATVLSSVTAAAMAARQVYKVSPIEALAPVGASAADTVPRRLRTVTGVVAVAVITVSLFIIAGHRGTTSLAAMIAVFCAEITLGFALTASLVTAAAAAARTFGKVGAVGAATIERAPRRVWATVMTVLIAVVTTVVITGTDNDMISSARAIFAPVAGVDVWVSANAPDSFPTDALPQGLEDRVAAVPGVDRVSPGAYGFAVIGGTRVMLDGFSPGSADPLFRALGDQTRRDVLDGRGVVLSQNLGTALGVRVGDELQLQTPRGPRQAAVLALVPYFSTVIGTVGIGLDQLRAWFDRPAVTTLQVTAADGVDPARLLADIRRVVPEPNYVYDGRTALAGLEAPLRQSMVIANAVLLIVVFVAAVALFTTLTLSVLERRREIGVLRAMGADRRFTVQMVLAEAAGIGVIGGLVGLAIGLTDQWLYSLVSAEIMNFTVTFQPSAVAPAYAVGAVAISLLGSVPPARRAARLNIIDAVASE from the coding sequence ATGACGTCGGCGATCGCCGCCACCGCGAGCCGACTTCGGCTGTTCAGTCTGCGCGAATTGGCCGTACACCGGCGTCGTACCGTCGCCACGGTCACGGTCATGGCCGTGTCGGCGATGTATCTGGTTGCGGTGCTGGGCATCTTCGGGTCGATCACCGGTTCGGTGAATCGGCTCTCCGACGGGATCGCCGGGTTCGCCTCACTCGAAGTGTCCGGCGTCACCGATGCGGGATTTCCCGACTCGCTGGCGGCCGAGGTAGCCCGGGTTCCCGGCGTCGCGACCGCGGCGCCGCTGATCCGGGCGACCACTCCCACGGCCACCGGGACAATCCTGTTGTTCGGCGCGGATGCCAGCAGCGTGGCCCTGGCCGGCGCGCTGGCCGATGCGCTGGCTCATCCGCCGACGGGGCCATCGCCGACACCGAGCGGCGTGCAGGTCGGGCCCGGGGTGGGCCATGGCAAAGGCGACGGATTCCGGCTGGGCACGACCTGGGTCACGGTGACGCAGGTGCTCACCGGCAAGCATCTCGCCGACCTCAATGGCGGCAACTACGTGCTGGCCCCACTTGCCTTGGCGCAGAACATCACCGGACGCGCTGGCCAGCTCGATTCGATACTGATCACCACCAAGCCGGGCACGGACCCGGCCGCGGTGCGCACCGCGGTGACCTCCGCCGTCAACGGGCGAGCGATAGTCGCCGAACCACGGATGCGCGCCACTCGCGCCGGCGACGGCGTCAAGCTGATGAACTACATGGCGCTGATGGGCGCGGCGGTTGCGTTGGTGGTCGGCGCGTTCCTGGTCTACACCACCATGACCATGGCGATCGCTCAACGCCGCCCGGCCATCTCGACACTGCGCGCGATCGGGGGCCGCCGCTCCACCATCGTCACGGACCTGATCGGTGAAGCCGCCGCCCTCGGCGTACTAGGCGGAGCCTTCGGCGCGGTCTTAGGAATATTCCTGGGCCACTTGGCTATCCGCCGACTGCCCCCGGCCATCACGCAGGGACTCGAAGCCCGGGTCGAGTACTGGCTGCCCGGCTACGCACTGCCGGTCGCAATAGCCGCTACGGTCCTCAGCAGCGTGACCGCGGCGGCCATGGCGGCGCGGCAGGTCTACAAGGTGTCGCCGATCGAGGCGTTGGCGCCGGTCGGGGCCTCCGCCGCCGACACCGTGCCGCGCCGGCTGCGCACGGTGACCGGAGTCGTGGCCGTCGCGGTGATCACCGTGTCGTTGTTCATCATCGCGGGCCATCGCGGCACCACCTCCCTGGCGGCGATGATCGCGGTGTTCTGCGCCGAGATCACCCTTGGCTTTGCCCTCACCGCGTCCCTGGTCACCGCGGCGGCCGCTGCGGCCCGGACCTTCGGAAAGGTCGGCGCGGTCGGGGCCGCGACCATCGAGCGTGCGCCGCGGCGGGTGTGGGCCACCGTGATGACCGTACTGATCGCCGTGGTCACCACCGTGGTGATCACCGGTACCGACAACGACATGATCTCCTCGGCGCGCGCCATCTTCGCGCCCGTGGCGGGAGTCGACGTGTGGGTCAGCGCGAACGCTCCGGACAGCTTTCCCACCGACGCTCTGCCACAGGGCCTGGAAGATCGCGTGGCAGCGGTACCGGGGGTAGACCGGGTCAGCCCGGGCGCCTACGGATTTGCCGTGATCGGTGGCACCCGGGTGATGCTCGACGGATTCTCCCCCGGCTCGGCCGATCCGCTGTTTCGCGCACTCGGTGACCAGACGCGCCGCGATGTGCTCGACGGCCGGGGCGTGGTGCTGTCGCAGAACCTGGGCACCGCCCTGGGCGTACGGGTTGGCGACGAGTTGCAACTGCAGACACCGCGCGGCCCTCGCCAAGCGGCGGTGCTGGCGCTGGTGCCGTACTTCTCGACGGTCATCGGAACCGTCGGGATCGGCCTCGACCAGCTACGCGCCTGGTTCGATCGTCCGGCAGTGACCACACTGCAGGTGACCGCCGCCGATGGGGTCGATCCGGCGCGGCTGCTCGCCGACATCCGCCGAGTGGTCCCCGAGCCGAACTACGTCTACGACGGGCGAACCGCCCTGGCGGGCCTCGAAGCACCGCTGCGCCAGAGCATGGTGATCGCCAACGCGGTACTGCTCATCGTGGTGTTCGTCGCCGCGGTGGCCTTGTTCACCACGTTGACCCTCTCGGTACTCGAACGTCGCCGCGAGATCGGTGTGCTGCGGGCTATGGGCGCCGATCGCCGCTTCACCGTGCAGATGGTGCTGGCCGAAGCGGCCGGCATCGGTGTGATCGGCGGCCTGGTGGGGCTGGCGATCGGCCTGACCGATCAGTGGCTCTACAGTCTGGTCAGCGCCGAGATCATGAATTTCACCGTCACGTTCCAACCGAGCGCGGTGGCACCGGCCTACGCCGTGGGCGCGGTGGCGATCAGTCTGCTCGGCTCGGTGCCGCCCGCACGACGAGCCGCGAGGCTCAACATCATCGACGCGGTCGCGAGCGAATAG
- a CDS encoding class I SAM-dependent methyltransferase has protein sequence MARRNPLFPYVYRLGMPFFDRLFYRRYRRTAMSHAMGRLLMVGLGPGADLMFLPAAVTSVAAIEPEPAMRRMAAAIARRHGIAVDIVDGVGESIPFPDNSFDSVHVGLVLCSVDDVDATLAEIRRVLAPGGRLVVLEHVRGDGAMGRFQDLIAEPWAWLASGCRPNRRTIDAIAAAGFDTTGLSSIRRTPVPPPCTPQLQGFATVLREPPIRRERGLGNVERLEFPP, from the coding sequence ATGGCGCGCCGTAATCCGCTGTTCCCGTACGTGTATCGGCTCGGAATGCCGTTCTTCGACCGGCTGTTCTATCGCCGGTACCGTCGGACGGCCATGAGCCACGCGATGGGCCGGTTGCTGATGGTCGGCCTCGGGCCGGGTGCGGACCTGATGTTTCTGCCCGCGGCGGTGACGTCGGTCGCGGCCATCGAACCGGAGCCCGCGATGCGCCGGATGGCCGCCGCGATCGCCCGCCGCCACGGCATCGCGGTGGATATCGTCGATGGAGTGGGTGAGTCGATTCCCTTCCCGGACAACAGTTTCGATTCGGTACATGTCGGTCTCGTGCTGTGCTCGGTCGACGACGTCGATGCCACCCTCGCTGAGATTCGCCGGGTGCTGGCCCCAGGGGGCCGGCTGGTGGTGCTTGAGCATGTCCGCGGTGACGGCGCGATGGGTCGATTCCAAGACCTGATCGCGGAGCCGTGGGCATGGCTGGCGTCCGGCTGCCGGCCGAACCGCCGGACCATCGACGCTATCGCCGCAGCAGGATTCGACACCACCGGTCTGTCCAGCATTCGACGTACTCCGGTACCGCCGCCGTGCACACCGCAGCTGCAGGGGTTCGCCACTGTGCTGCGTGAACCGCCGATCAGGCGTGAACGTGGGCTAGGTAACGTCGAGAGATTGGAGTTCCCACCATGA
- a CDS encoding DUF4389 domain-containing protein: MRGDFDSPSRWLWLIKWCVLATPHYPILIALYLAYVPLTFVAGVAIAITGRYPRPIFDFNVGVLRWSWRVMNYRFPMNSTDRFPPFTLASRPDYPADLQVDYPERLERRTVLIKWWLLGLPQILMCWALEPALQLLCVINAVALLVTGTIPTGMSDLLLGIVRWRYRVAVYVSLMSDEYPPFRLDQGKLWGSDGAP; this comes from the coding sequence GTGCGCGGTGACTTCGACAGTCCGTCGCGCTGGCTCTGGCTGATCAAATGGTGCGTGCTGGCCACCCCGCACTACCCGATCCTGATCGCCCTGTATCTGGCCTACGTGCCGCTGACCTTTGTTGCCGGAGTGGCGATTGCGATCACCGGGCGATACCCGCGACCGATCTTCGACTTCAACGTGGGCGTGCTGCGCTGGTCGTGGCGCGTCATGAATTACCGGTTTCCGATGAACAGCACCGACAGATTCCCGCCGTTCACCCTGGCGTCTCGGCCCGACTATCCGGCCGATCTGCAGGTCGACTATCCCGAGCGGCTCGAGCGCCGGACGGTGCTGATCAAGTGGTGGTTGTTGGGGTTGCCGCAGATCCTGATGTGTTGGGCTCTGGAGCCTGCGCTGCAGTTGCTCTGCGTGATCAACGCGGTGGCGTTGTTGGTCACCGGAACGATCCCGACCGGCATGTCAGATCTGCTGTTGGGGATCGTCCGGTGGCGTTACCGTGTGGCTGTCTACGTCTCCTTGATGAGTGACGAGTATCCGCCTTTCCGGCTGGATCAGGGCAAGCTGTGGGGGAGCGATGGCGCGCCGTAA
- a CDS encoding FAD-dependent oxidoreductase: MNAPSALRILVVGAGVAGLSLARGLVRDGHDVTVFEQRPHLQAGGGAVTIWSNGATVLGQLGVDMAGAGQPLAAVQVTTSTGRPLATLDMTAMERGLGAPVRMVPRRVLLERLLEDFPSERIRCNARAVGMSATDGAVRVDFHDGSSVSGDLLIGADGLHSMVRDLTDAPPAQPTGWSSWQGLVSLPGLVADKRVALMVVGKHGNLGLWPAGGTELQWWFDLPWSPDFVRPASPIDMIRQQFAGWSAPVDRVLAALTDDDLAGSPYPHFRHPVPGSGRGAVTLIGDASHTMPPTMAQGTNQALLDTMVLCKALADLRSAPSHGDLGRALRWYENTRRRKVAAVSRVTALQLSHSELVLRPAAYIPDRLHTWGMTMFLRSVSHRRMSAEINRGLGLADIDHTAGQTTDHSH; this comes from the coding sequence TTGAACGCGCCATCAGCCTTGCGCATCCTCGTGGTCGGCGCGGGCGTGGCGGGGCTTTCGCTTGCTCGCGGACTGGTGCGTGACGGTCACGACGTCACCGTTTTCGAGCAGCGGCCGCACCTTCAGGCCGGCGGCGGTGCCGTGACCATCTGGTCCAACGGCGCGACGGTGCTGGGGCAGCTGGGCGTGGACATGGCTGGAGCCGGTCAGCCGTTGGCTGCGGTCCAGGTGACGACGTCCACCGGGCGCCCGCTGGCCACGCTCGACATGACAGCGATGGAGCGGGGGTTGGGCGCACCGGTCCGGATGGTTCCGCGCCGGGTCCTGCTGGAACGCCTGCTGGAGGACTTTCCGTCCGAACGCATCCGGTGCAACGCCCGCGCGGTGGGTATGAGCGCTACCGACGGCGCAGTGCGCGTCGATTTCCACGACGGCAGCTCCGTCAGCGGGGATCTGTTGATCGGCGCCGACGGGCTGCATTCGATGGTGCGGGACCTCACCGACGCGCCACCAGCCCAGCCGACCGGCTGGAGCAGCTGGCAGGGCCTGGTCAGCCTCCCCGGCCTGGTCGCCGACAAGCGGGTGGCACTAATGGTCGTCGGCAAGCACGGAAACCTCGGGTTGTGGCCGGCCGGTGGCACTGAGCTGCAGTGGTGGTTCGACCTGCCATGGTCGCCGGATTTCGTTCGGCCGGCATCCCCGATCGACATGATCCGCCAACAGTTCGCCGGGTGGTCCGCGCCGGTCGATCGCGTGCTGGCCGCCTTGACCGACGACGACCTGGCCGGATCGCCCTACCCACACTTTCGTCATCCGGTTCCCGGCTCAGGCCGCGGGGCGGTCACCCTGATCGGCGACGCTTCGCACACCATGCCGCCCACCATGGCGCAGGGAACCAACCAGGCGCTGCTGGACACCATGGTGCTGTGCAAGGCGCTCGCGGATCTCCGGTCGGCACCGTCGCATGGCGATCTGGGACGCGCGCTGCGCTGGTATGAGAACACTCGCCGCCGCAAAGTGGCGGCGGTATCGCGGGTGACGGCGCTGCAGCTGTCGCACAGTGAGCTGGTGCTGCGGCCGGCGGCGTACATCCCGGATCGATTGCACACCTGGGGGATGACCATGTTTTTGCGCTCAGTCAGTCATCGCCGGATGTCGGCTGAGATCAACCGCGGCCTCGGGCTGGCCGACATCGATCACACCGCCGGCCAGACCACAGATCACAGTCACTGA
- the map gene encoding type I methionyl aminopeptidase, which yields MIGLPKRRKAVPHRSPGELDAMAAAGAVVAAALAAVREAAAVGVSTLQLDEIAESVIRDAGATPSFLGYHGFPASICSSVNDRVVHGIPTAAEVLAAGDLVSIDCGAILDGWHGDAAVTFGIGTLSAADESLSAATRQAMEAGIAAMVVGNRLSDVSHAIEMGARAASTEFKRSFGIVAGYGGHGIGRQMHMDPFLPNEGSPGRGPLLVAGSVLAIEPMLTLGTDQTVILEDEWTVVTADGSRAAHWEHSVAVTEDGPRILTSPAAG from the coding sequence GTGATCGGACTGCCGAAGCGGCGCAAAGCGGTGCCGCATCGCAGCCCCGGTGAGCTCGACGCGATGGCTGCGGCGGGCGCCGTCGTCGCCGCCGCGCTGGCCGCAGTCCGCGAAGCAGCGGCCGTCGGCGTCTCGACCTTGCAACTGGACGAAATCGCCGAATCGGTGATCCGGGACGCGGGCGCCACGCCGTCGTTCCTGGGATACCACGGCTTCCCGGCATCGATCTGCAGCTCGGTCAACGACCGGGTGGTCCACGGCATCCCGACGGCGGCCGAGGTGCTGGCGGCCGGCGATCTGGTGTCCATCGACTGCGGCGCGATCCTGGACGGCTGGCACGGCGACGCCGCGGTCACCTTCGGGATCGGGACGCTCAGCGCGGCCGACGAAAGCCTGTCCGCGGCGACCCGACAGGCGATGGAGGCCGGCATCGCGGCGATGGTGGTGGGCAACCGACTCAGCGACGTGTCACACGCCATCGAAATGGGCGCCCGGGCCGCGTCGACGGAGTTCAAGCGCTCTTTCGGCATCGTTGCCGGTTACGGCGGCCACGGTATCGGCCGCCAGATGCACATGGACCCCTTCCTGCCCAACGAGGGATCGCCGGGCCGCGGACCGCTGCTGGTGGCGGGCTCGGTGCTGGCCATCGAGCCGATGCTGACGCTGGGAACCGACCAGACCGTGATCCTTGAAGACGAGTGGACCGTCGTCACCGCCGACGGGTCGCGCGCCGCGCACTGGGAGCACAGTGTTGCGGTGACCGAGGACGGACCCAGGATTCTGACCAGCCCAGCTGCGGGCTGA
- a CDS encoding adenylate kinase produces MRVVLLGPPGAGKGTQAAKLAEKLGVPQISTGDLFRHNIAEGTELGKQAKQYLDAGDLVPPELTNALVDDRLDQPDAANGFILDGYPRSVEQAEALHTMLERRQTKLDAVLEFRVTESELLKRLKERGRADDTADVIHNRMMVYREETTPLLDYYQDEHELHVVDALGTLDEVFSRALNALGQ; encoded by the coding sequence GTGAGAGTCGTACTGCTGGGACCGCCGGGGGCCGGCAAGGGCACCCAGGCGGCGAAGCTGGCGGAGAAGCTGGGCGTCCCGCAGATCTCCACCGGCGATCTGTTCCGCCACAACATCGCCGAGGGCACCGAGCTGGGCAAGCAGGCCAAGCAGTACCTCGATGCCGGAGACCTGGTGCCGCCGGAGCTCACCAACGCGCTGGTCGACGACCGGCTCGATCAGCCCGACGCCGCCAACGGATTCATCCTCGACGGCTACCCCCGTTCGGTGGAGCAGGCCGAGGCACTGCACACCATGCTGGAGCGTCGCCAGACCAAGCTGGATGCGGTGCTCGAGTTCCGGGTCACCGAGAGCGAACTGCTCAAGCGGCTCAAGGAACGTGGCCGCGCCGACGACACCGCCGATGTCATCCACAACCGCATGATGGTCTACCGCGAGGAGACCACGCCGCTGTTGGACTACTACCAGGACGAGCACGAGCTGCACGTGGTGGACGCGCTCGGCACGCTCGATGAGGTGTTTAGCCGCGCCCTGAACGCCCTGGGACAGTAG